One Punica granatum isolate Tunisia-2019 chromosome 3, ASM765513v2, whole genome shotgun sequence genomic window carries:
- the LOC116199125 gene encoding MLO-like protein 4 has translation MEEGTEEGRSLAETPTYSVASVVTVMVAFGFFFHACLKWTAKWLDRTKRKSLLAALEKIKEELMLFGLLSLLMGHWIEFIAKVCIKSSALSSRFYPCARQDDYKSSTEHLTLYYLNSSVSKDQQALTGQRNFCQEGHESFASYESLEQLRRFLFVLAVIHVSYSFATIALAMIQIYSWTTWENQAKTMAIQGSEGCPPREASGNIRIMRVSTFIFHHTSHPWSQHRVLVWLLCFSRQLWSSINRPDYMALRLGFINMHELPLSYDFHNYMLRSMEEEFRDIVGISIPLWIYAILCIFLDFHGSNIYFWMSFLPSLLILLIGTKLHRIIIKLAVEIMDSCPTGDQQFKLRDELFWFGKPRLLLWLIQFISFQNAFEMATVIWSLWEIRDTTCFMDNRILLVIRLVFGVVSQFWCSFVTFPLYVIVTQMGSRFKKTVISENVRRSLHGWQRRAKAKQHGSSAPLLGAMSVASLDSLVDDDDAERSVDPIETHDTESITSSAQEDISAAHLDCNLPQREDHHSKLKNDEWPDKIHRYPLFDGHNSDGSSDRD, from the exons ATGGAGGAGGGAACAGAGGAAGGAAGGTCTTTAGCTGAAACCCCAACTTACTCTGTGGCCTCCGTTGTCACTGTCATGGTCGCtttcggcttcttcttccacGCCTGTCTCAAATGGACTGCCAAG TGGTTGGATAGAACTAAGAGGAAGTCTCTTCTTGCTGCTCTGgagaagatcaaggaag AGCTGATGCTCTTCGGGTTGCTATCTTTGCTGATGGGTCATTGGATCGAATTCATAGCCAAGGTTTGTATCAAGTCCTCTGCCCTTAGCAGCCGATTCTATCCGTGCGCAAGGCAAGACGATTACAAGTCATCAACAGAGCATTTAACTTTGTACTACTTGAATAGTTCGGTTTCTAAAGATCAGCAGGCGTTAACTGGACAGCGTAATTTTTGTCAAGAG GGCCATGAATCTTTCGCATCATACGAAAGTCTAGAGCAGCTTCGCCGGTTCTTGTTCGTTCTTGCAGTTATCCATGTCTCTTACAGCTTCGCAACCATTGCTTTGGCCATGATACAG ATATACAGCTGGACAACATGGgaaaaccaagcaaaaacaATGGCTATCCAAGGATCAGAAG GTTGTCCACCAAGAGAGGCCTCCGGTAATATAAGAATAATGCGAGTGTCGACTTTCATTTTCCATCACACTTCTCATCCATGGAGCCAGCACAGAGTTCTTGTTTGGCTG CTCTGTTTCAGCCGTCAGCTCTGGAGTTCCATAAACAGACCTGATTATATGGCGTTGCGCCTGGGCTTCATTAAT ATGCATGAACTGCCATTATCATACGATTTTCATAACTACATGCTCCGGAGTATGGAGGAAGAGTTCCGGGATATTGTTGGCATTAG CATACCACTTTGGATATATGCGATACTCTGCATCTTCTTAGATTTTCACG GAAGCAACATTTACTTTTGGATGTCATTCCTTCCATCACTC CTGATCCTTCTCATCGGTACAAAACTACACCGCATCATCATAAAGCTGGCGGTTGAAATCATGGACTCGTGTCCCACAGGAGACCAGCAATTCAAGCTGAGGGACGAGCTCTTTTGGTTCGGAAAACCGAGGCTTCTCTTGTGGCTCATACAGTTCATATCTTTCCAA AATGCATTTGAGATGGCAACAGTCATCTGGTCCCTG TGGGAAATCCGAGACACTACTTGCTTCATGGATAACCGCATCCTCCTCGTGATCCGACTGGTGTTCGG GGTCGTGTCCCAGTTTTGGTGTAGCTTTGTTACTTTCCCACTCTATGTTATTGTCACTCAG ATGGGTTCGAGGTTCAAGAAAACAGTGATATCCGAAAACGTGAGGAGATCACTACATGGATGGCAGAGAAGAGCAAAGGCGAAGCAGCACGGTTCTTCGGCCCCACTCCTCGGCGCGATGTCAGTTGCATCGTTGGATTCCTTggtggatgatgatgatgctgAAAGATCTGTTGATCCCATTGAAACCCATGATACGGAGTCGATCACCTCCTCAGCTCAGGAAGATATTTCCGCTGCGCATCTAGATTGTAATCTGCCGCAGCGGGAAGATCATCATTCAAAGCTCAAAAATGATGAGTGGCCAGATAAAATTCATCGTTACCCACTTTTTGATGGTCA